A single region of the Rhinoraja longicauda isolate Sanriku21f chromosome 12, sRhiLon1.1, whole genome shotgun sequence genome encodes:
- the LOC144598658 gene encoding superoxide dismutase [Cu-Zn]-like, producing MEIKAVCMLKDEHDIYPHPHNLENVVSGVAGSVVFESQGNGKVLIKGNITGLTRGKHGLHVCAFGNLFNGYHSIGPHFNPRKSTHGGQQDEVSMGSHVGTFYLGEYLKTNHILLSARHVGDLGNIEANEEGVAEFQVEDQLLSLSGTESIIGRAVVIRAEEDDLGKGGNEESLATGNAPTGLAWGVIGIGEAVAN from the exons atggaaataaaagCCGTTTGTATGTTGAAGGACGAGCACGATATCTATCCCCATCCCCATAACTTAGAGAACGTCGTCAGCGGTGTTGCTGGAAGCGTTGTTTTTGAATCGCAG GGAAATGGAAAAGTATTAATAAAAGGAAATATTACTGGTTTGACACGCGGAAAACATGGGTTACATGTTTGCGCCTTTGGAAATCTTTTTAATG GATATCACAGCATAGGACCACATTTCAATCCACGAAAATCGACACATGGTGGGCAACAAGATGAAGTAAG TATGGGATCACATGTAGGTACTTTTTATCTTGGAGAATATTTGAAGACCAATCACATTTTACTCAGTGCCAG GCACGTAGGAGACCTTGGTAATATTGAAGCTAATGAAGAAGGTGTGGCTGAGTTTCAAGTAGAAGATCAGCTTCTTAGTCTTTCAGGAACTGAGTCTATAATTGGCCGGGCTGTGGTG atTCGGGCGGAAGAAGATGATCTGGGAAAAGGAGGAAATGAAGAGAGCCTTGCAACAGGGAATGCTCCAACAGGTTTAGCCTGGGGTGTCATTGGAATAGGTGAAGCTGTTGCCAATTAA